A genome region from Triticum aestivum cultivar Chinese Spring chromosome 2B, IWGSC CS RefSeq v2.1, whole genome shotgun sequence includes the following:
- the LOC123040441 gene encoding early nodulin-75: protein MDLDLALQETRLAVAGEDFAFTTTETDDAFLVLAHLPGYDKDAIEVRVGDGGREIRVDVGARKDGAGLAVEAERAGTRLRVAHRRAVEGFRRVFDVPAGADVGRVSVGFEEDDELLVIIMPKLRQLQASPPDDEARVDVESTDYECASSDGTEVELDDGWSSASLELEQEEWVDVDGDSSGSEPEPPRDLPVETPVEVQEDVPVETLVEIHGPDPIITDVAVETPVEVEEEEEPPVLDIECDVVFDVPVCTELPVETPIEVLGSDLPADDVEEPAVDIPCDVEFEPEPRQPPVETPPDVIEEPKPPPAVDPPAEEPSVEEPPPTEEPPEPVDPPVEPPPTEEPLVDPPPVEEPPPVEPPPMEEPPVDPPPAEEPPPMEPLPMEEPPMDPPPVEEPPPAEDPPTPVDPPVEPPPMEEPPVDPPLVEEPPPAEDPPVPVDPPMEEPPAKEPPMDPPPVEEPPPAEDPPAAVDPPMKPPPMEEPLPVEEPRHVEPPPVQEPQPAAPTPVQEPPSAPAEAKSSDGSDESDGSTDGEENGDRGGRKGKRRSGGKGRRRRRRRGRFPFGMVVAPAVILLALAVLAAKRRRQQGGG from the exons ATGGACCTCGACCTCGCCCTGCAAGAGACCCGCCTGGCCGTCGCCGGCGAGGACTTCGCCTTCACCACCACCGAGACCGACGACGCCTTCCTCGTCCTCGCCCACCTCCCAG GGTATGACAAGGATGCGATCGAGGTCCGCGTCGGCGACGGCGGCAGGGAGATCCGCGTCGACGTGGGCGCGCGGAAGGACGGTGCCGGGCTCGCCGTGGAGGCAGAGCGTGCCGGGACGCGGCTGCGGGTGGCGCACCGGCGGGCGGTGGAGGGTTTCCGCCGAGTGTTCGACGTGCCGGCCGGCGCCGACGTGGGCCGGGTCTCCGTCGGGTTCGAGGAGGACGACGAGCTGCTCGTCATCATCATGCCCAAGCTGCGGCAGCTGCAGGCCTCCCCGCCGGACGACGAGGCACGCGTCGACGTCGAGAGCACGGACTACGAGTGCGCGTCGTCGGACGGGACGGAGGTGGAGCTCGACGACGGGTGGTCGTCGGCTAGCCTCGagctggagcaggaggagtgggTCGACGTCGACGGCGATTCGTCGGGGTCCGAGCCCGAGCCGCCTCGAGACTTGCCGGTGGAGACGCCCGTGGAGGTACAGGAGGACGTGCCCGTGGAGACGCTCGTGGAGATTCATGGGCCAGATCCCATAATCACGGACGTGGCGGTGGAGACGCCGgtggaggtcgaggaggaggaagagcctccGGTGCTCGACATCGAGTGTGACGTCGTGTTCGACGTCCCGGTGTGCACTGAGCTGCCGGTGGAGACGCCGATCGAAGTGCTCGGGTCCGACCTACCGGCTGACGACGTGGAAGAGCCGGCGGTCGACATCCCGTGCGACGTAGAGTTCGAGCCGGAGCCCCGGCAGCCACCGGTCGAGACACCACCCGACGTCATCGAGGAGCCCAAACCACCACCTGCCGTAGACCCACCCGCCGAAGAGCCATCGGTTGAGGAGCCACCGCCCACCGAGGAGCCTCCGGAGCCGGTCGACCCACCAGTGGAACCGCCACCCACCGAAGAGCCACTGGTGGACCCACCACCGGTTGAGGAGCCACCACCCGTGGAACCGCCACCTATGGAGGAGCCGCCAGTGGACCCACCACCAGCTGAGGAGCCACCACCCATGGAACCACTACCTATGGAGGAGCCGCCGATGGACCCACCACCGGTTGAAGAGCCACCACCCGCTGAGGATCCTCCGACGCCGGTGGACCCGCCCGTGGAACCGCCACCAATGGAGGAGCCACCGGTGGACCCACCACTGGTTGAGGAGCCACCACCTGCTGAGGACCCTCCGGTGCCGGTCGACCCACCCATGGAGGAGCCACCCGCCAAAGAGCCGCCGATGGACCCACCACCAGTTGAGGAGCCACCACCCGCCGAGGATCCTCCAGCAGCGGTCGACCCGCCCATGAAACCGCCACCCATGGAGGAGCCACTACCGGTTGAGGAGCCACGCCACGTGGAACCGCCGCCCGTGCAGGAGCCACAACCCGCGGCCCCAACACCAGTCCAGGAGCCACCTAGTGCACCAGCAGAGGCAAAATCATCTGATGGCAGCGACGAATCGGATGGTAGCACTGATGGTGAGGAGAACGGCGACCGGGGCGGCCGCAAGGGCAAGCGACGCAGTGGCGGGAAAGGACGACGGAGGCGCAGGCGGCGTGGCAGGTTCCCGTTCGGCATGGTGGTTGCTCCTGCCGTGATCTTGCTCGCTCTCGCAGTGCTCGCGGCCAAGAGACGGCGGCAACAGGGCGGGGGTTGA